In Treponema primitia ZAS-2, a genomic segment contains:
- a CDS encoding IS256 family transposase, protein MAFSKEVLDEILKDYHGPDDFYGPEGIMKQLTKALVERTMEAELTEHLGYEKSDPGEKQISNRRNGKNSKELRTDHGPMPVEVPRDREGTFEPQIVPKHQREFRGFDDKILSMYALGLTTRQIQDHLKDIYAVDVSPELISRVTDEVKELAAEWRGRALEPFYPVVFLDALRVNIRDGAAVVKKSVYLALAIRLDGQKELLGLWIEQNEGAKFWMGIMNELKNRGVQDILFAAVDGLTGFPDAIAAVFPKTEVQLCIVHMVRNSVRFVPYKDRKAVTASLKTIYLAPSAELAAEALDEFSKVWDKKYPMISKSWRSRWNEVIPFFKFPPEIRKAVYTTNAIESVNYTIQKIIKHRQSFPNDEAAVKLIFMGLKNISRKWTMPIRDWGAALNQFAIIYGEDRVPL, encoded by the coding sequence ATGGCCTTTTCAAAAGAAGTCCTGGACGAGATTTTGAAGGACTACCATGGGCCCGATGACTTTTACGGGCCCGAAGGGATCATGAAGCAGCTGACCAAAGCGCTGGTGGAGCGGACGATGGAGGCTGAGCTGACCGAGCATCTTGGGTATGAGAAAAGCGACCCGGGTGAAAAACAAATCTCGAACCGCCGGAATGGCAAAAACAGCAAAGAGCTGAGGACCGACCACGGGCCGATGCCGGTCGAAGTCCCACGTGATCGGGAGGGGACATTCGAGCCTCAAATTGTTCCCAAACACCAGCGGGAGTTTCGGGGGTTCGATGACAAAATCCTTTCGATGTACGCCCTTGGGCTTACTACCCGCCAGATTCAAGATCACCTCAAGGATATCTACGCGGTTGACGTCTCGCCTGAGCTTATCAGCCGGGTAACCGATGAGGTTAAGGAACTGGCAGCCGAATGGCGGGGGCGGGCTCTTGAGCCCTTTTACCCGGTAGTTTTCCTGGATGCGCTGCGGGTCAATATCCGCGATGGGGCTGCGGTAGTCAAGAAATCCGTTTATTTGGCCTTGGCGATACGTTTGGACGGCCAGAAAGAGCTGTTAGGGCTCTGGATTGAGCAGAACGAAGGGGCCAAGTTTTGGATGGGCATTATGAATGAACTCAAAAACCGGGGGGTACAGGACATCCTCTTCGCCGCCGTCGATGGGCTGACCGGTTTTCCCGACGCCATTGCCGCGGTGTTCCCCAAAACCGAGGTCCAGCTTTGCATCGTCCATATGGTCCGAAACTCAGTTCGGTTTGTCCCCTACAAAGACCGGAAGGCGGTGACAGCCAGCCTCAAAACTATTTACCTGGCTCCTTCAGCGGAACTTGCCGCCGAAGCGCTGGACGAGTTCTCAAAAGTGTGGGATAAAAAATACCCGATGATTTCAAAGTCCTGGCGGAGCCGGTGGAACGAGGTCATACCGTTTTTCAAATTCCCACCTGAAATCAGGAAGGCGGTGTATACTACCAATGCCATTGAATCGGTTAATTACACGATTCAAAAAATTATCAAACACCGCCAGTCTTTCCCAAACGATGAGGCTGCGGTGAAATTAATTTTTATGGGCTTGAAAAACATTTCCAGAAAATGGACAATGCCTATACGGGATTGGGGCGCTGCCCTCAATCAATTCGCAATCATTTACGGGGAAGACAGAGTCCCCCTATGA
- a CDS encoding site-specific integrase — translation MVKNWGRSQKPEALKDRAEAKKIRQEAVDYWKKRNVVFHSWRHFYAARMADKIEARKVMLATGHKTEAVFKVYADHALENDLNDVAVTTGDVFSGLLPELSLGQVNTQKEGNV, via the coding sequence GTGGTTAAGAATTGGGGGAGATCTCAAAAACCGGAAGCGCTGAAGGACCGGGCGGAAGCAAAAAAAATTCGTCAAGAGGCGGTGGATTATTGGAAGAAGCGGAATGTGGTTTTCCATTCCTGGCGTCATTTTTATGCGGCGCGGATGGCCGACAAAATTGAAGCCCGCAAAGTCATGTTGGCCACCGGGCATAAGACGGAGGCTGTTTTCAAGGTATATGCGGATCATGCTCTTGAAAACGACTTGAATGATGTGGCGGTAACCACCGGGGATGTTTTTAGCGGGCTTTTGCCGGAACTCTCCCTTGGACAGGTTAACACCCAGAAGGAAGGCAATGTATGA